The Bactrocera dorsalis isolate Fly_Bdor chromosome 2, ASM2337382v1, whole genome shotgun sequence region tggagaaggacctggctttgctaggtatctccaattggcgccacgtagcgaaaagaagaaacgactggcgcgctgttgttaactcggctataatcatgTAAACGGTGtgtacgccagtaaagaagaataaggAGGAATCTAGTACCAtctgttttttaattcgtagCATACTGATCGTACTTCTTCAAGAAAATAGCAACCTTAGTTATACAAAGAAACAGAAGAAACGAAGAACGCACTTCACTTGTTGAATAATGCTCCGGCATACACCACAAATGACAGGCACTGCTGGActttgttttaagttttcaaaactGACGCCTATTTTTCAAACATTCTTGTTGCAACAACAGTATGTTGGCGACATGAGAGTGCTTCGCTCGATATagttatatgtattatttaagtCCAAAGAGTAATTATTGCTTTTGCCTCAAAAAATAGTGGTTTGTATATTCTccaagttaattaaaaaaaagtttttaagataaaaaaaaaattgctattcaaaaaataatttgtttgctgGGTTCATAAGGcataacgtttcaaataaacaCATACAGCTGCACCGACACAAACACATGTAAATGCACAGCAGTTACGTCGAATAATTTATGCCCCCACTTTGATGCTTTTGGCTCATAAAGTATTTCTTATTCTTGTTGTTCTTacttatgtactcgtatatgtcgTCGCAGCTATATTTGCAGCAGCAAGTTTCTCTTTATGGTCAATTCAACAGTTCAAAAACAGTTTGGTGGAAGTGGTTGGTGTTTGCCGTATTTATTTGTACTAATGGTTTGATGGAATGCTTGCAAACAGGCCTTTTGGTTACTAAGATTTCATTCAGAATCTTCTAAATTAAAGTGGTATAGGCtcgtttttgtgaaaaaaattgaaaaaagagtCGTCTGTTTGGTATTTTTGCAGTGCTGGCAATTGCGCAACTGCAACTTTTATGGTAAATGACAGTACAGCAAGTTTTAAAAGAATTACAGAGCTGTATTTATTGTATTGGATCATAGTTAATTAACAGTTATTGGAATTCCGCTGAATTCCGATATGAAAGTTTTATCAATATTCTATTCTTAACAAGTTCCTGCTCGTATAAATCATCTTGATTAGAAATAGGGAGGTTTTTGAGAATGTTGCAAAAGTTGTGTGAGGAGTCGACTTTATCATGAACACCAGTTTTTCAGTGGCAGAATGTTTACAGTGAACGTCGTGAACTCATCGCTAATCGTTTATCTACCTCTGTTAATaccgataacatcgaaaaagttaaagaaacagtgcttgaaaatcgacgtGTTGTTATCAAAGAGATGTCAGATAGCCTcaatatctcttatggatcgactcaacacatgttggttaaagttttgggtataaagcgTGTTAGTGCTGGACTCGTACCAAAAGACCAAattcttttgcaaaaatgatATTCTTGAGAACTTAGCTGAAGCCATGTAAACATGAAATGCATCATTATTAATGACGAGCCTTAGGTTCATGAATATGgcgtcgaaactgtccaacaatatATCAATAGTGCTCCAATTTTTATACCAACAATATCATTCAACAGAAATGTGAACGGGTAGTAATCACTTGGGAAATAGGCTGATACAGATTTCGATCGTAGGGGAGCAGTTCATAGTAGATGACTCCCTTCAAATCTCTTCAAACAGACAGGAATCCCTTTTTGACAGTCAATCTTGCGTTTACTACCATTTTCATCGGCACACCACgattcgaccacgaccgttttcgcttaaCGCTGACGTAAATAACCCACTCTTCATCGCCAGTAACCATCTGCTAGAGATAGGGAGCGATTTTGTTACAATTCAGCAGCAATTCGCAGATGGAAAATCCGTCCATGATGTTTTTTTGTATGTGATAtacaaacatcgagcttctttttataTTCAGCCTTATTTTATTTAGCCTGGGTAAAAGAAACAGAGCTTACATGACAACATTTCTGATACTTTATCTATATTTTCGACAATTGGCCTTTCGAATGAATCGATATTGTCATCCAGACATTCAGTAatggtttgatatttttctcaGGCCAGCCTTCATGGTGTTCACGTTTGAAGTGCACAGTACAATAGGGTACACTATATTATAGGCCTTCCATTAGTGCTGAGTTCTCTAGCGAATTTATGACACTTGTTTGTAGTCTTTTAAATTTCTCTTAATTATTATCGACACAACCGGACGGAATAGATGAAACCAAAATTGCGTATAATTAACTCCTACACTATCAGGAATGTAAAAACTATTTACATTTTTAGCCGCTTGGCTTGCATTTTCGCTCTTTAGGaaagaaaaactgtaaaacaTGGCTTGTTTACTCTTATATGGAGTCTATCTTTGACACCTCTTCAAGCAAAACTGAGTAAAGCAATCACAAAACTGTCTAAGAAATTTGTTTAGTATGGATCCTTATCTTTCAAATACCATATTATAATATCCCATCGCACTTATACAACGCTAGATACAGATTACTAAAGCCATCTACTCGATAAATAATGTAGATCTTTTTACTAGACCAAATATGATTCTAAACGTACGGTTGTGTATCGAATGTGTGCCAGTATAAGCCCTTTGTTATGATACGAAAACCTCTCTGGTATTTTGCTGTTGGTGGTGATCTTTGGAAATGGTAGCAAATATATTAGATTTCTCTCCTGAGTACAAAgcatattttttcctaaaaaatgaAGTGGTAACTCTCACTCAATTTGTTTTTTacacttcaattttatttattatcgtaaatagttgttgttttgtttgtttattttgttttcttttatcaaCTACAATACTTGCAAATGCTCTCTACgaattcgttttgtttttggttttttacaaAGTTTTCTTTTCACATTCTACACATTTAAGTTATCAATTAATGAGTCATCATTTGGCTCTTCAATACTAcaaatatgcaataaatataaataatatgtttaAGTAATAATTACAAATGTTAATATCAATAACTcggtatatatagtatatatatacttggatttatatgtaatattatgtatagaAAGTATATTGTAACAAAACCATAATAATAGATgaataagtaaaattatttgcGAAAATCGATTCTAAAGAAGATAATCAAACAAATTGTTGCAGCAACTGCCGagttgtgttaaaaaaatagcgggaattgttgtttttggaaaaaaacatttattcatTTGTCTACATTTATTTTGTCGACTGCAAAATAGTCCTCATcccatattatttattattttgattttcatctaTTTTCTAAAACGAAGCCCCTTAAGGTTCTCATTATTTCGGGAAATAGGAAAACGTCACACCGAGTCATGTCTGGCGTATATGAAGGCAGGGACATCTTTAGATACTATTTTTCGCCAAGAATTCACTATCAAGTATCGAAATGTAAGCTTTTAACAAACGAACTTTCCAAGCTCATAAAAACAAGTAAATTCTTAGTAGCTGCTTTAGAAAAAGTAAGCACTGAATATCTACAGTTGAAAATATTATCGTACTTCAGGGATATGtacgtaaaaaaataaacaattggaCTGTCCAAACCCGCGATACTTTAATATTTCCGTTCCTGAACACAACTCCTATAGTTATGAATCTATAGCTTTATATTTAGTATAAGTATTGAGCCTATAGTAATCTAGCTCGATATTTTAGCTAATTCCCTTTAGGTATTAACGCATATCTCAATTAATTTTAGATGATAAAGAAATCGGCTagaatactaaataaataattaatttataatttttaacttgaGAAAAATATCGTCAAGCTTCCTTTGTAATGAGGCTTATATGTATAATGATAATGAAAGAAACTAAATCCTTGATGAAATGAGATGAATTCCAAGAGCGCTTATATAAGTTTTATGGAAATTGCACATTAGCGAATTTTAAAGGTCAACGgataaatttttatagaaatatttagtCTTTATGCTTAGGATAAGATCTTAAAAAATCGATGTCTTAACTGAAAGCTGACATGTATCACATAGGGTtgccatatataaaaaaatgtgtatgcaacaatattaaagaaattaaaactaaatgttataaaaatatagtaaatcaaataaaaataaaatatagaaaaaaatataaaaaaatgtaaaaaaaataacaaaaataacaaaaataaaaacaacctaTCAgacataaattcatatataactttacaaatattttttaatatttcttgctGTCTTACTTGCAACACAATTTTCCATTATATTACAACATTTCGATACAAATTTAGAGCGAGTTTAGCTAactgcaaaatttttgaatgctCTATTcatcattatatttattttactttctttatCCCAGATATGTACTTAAATTTTCCTTAATACTAATCATACACAAACACAGTGTttcctttttatcatttttttttcaaatttaagacGGCTATTTAAAGGTAAAGTAtaagttcataatttttttggagtttttttttttaatcggtactataaaatcatttacaaatcacacttttaagtttaatttaaaaagcgCTTATGCAAAGTTTTGTGGGtgcatacatacacttatatgACGCTTATAGATCTGCGTGAGAATTTTTCGCTTTTCTAATTTTATCGGTGttttttattactatatatagatttttgttttgcatggAGACGATCACTTGTTTCTTctaatttactttattatttacaaactttttcaaagtattttggtttttcttaaaatttatagttatacatatattttttttacgctTAACggtaaatacttaaaaatttatattaagagGGTTAGCTACTGCAACTTTGTggtgttattttttaaaatgtttgctttttatttttgttggaatttttgagatttcatcgtttttcaactttttttttgattttgtagtAAGCCAACGCTTTGATAAGCAAGTTTGCAGTTTCAAACATAAGCTTACAGCTCTTAGATTaaagatttataattttaccGTTACCGCGGCAAACCAAACAGAGTTAATTTCGTACCATAATTATAGTGTGTATACAAATTTTGAACTGTTTTCATTATCTTAGCTTGAAGACATTTCTTTGACATGGCAATTTCTGCTCAAATTCATATGCATATCATTTTTATACCCAACGCGCGTAAACAAACTGAGCCAAAAAGTGTGTGTGAGATATTTGAGGCCGGAAGAGAACATGTAACagctatgtatataatataacattGCTAAAGTGAGAATAATCCGACAGAGGTTAAACCAGAAAAAGTGTAGAAATcgaaaatttgattaatttttgggAACCTAGCTCCTACCATTGTTTACTTCGAGGCATAAAGAAAGTCTAAGTCGCAAACAAAATGCTTTCAACTTTGAGAAACAGCCTGGTATGCCAAACATATCTTGAAAGACCATGCTATACAGTCTATCTAAACTTTCAGCTACTAAATCCAAGAGGATTAACCTCTGAATAGAGATACAACCTTTTGCGATTTGATTTTTAAGAGACTTAAATATTTTGCAGCAAATCTCTTTTTTAAACGAAATTGACACGATCTACATGCGCTTTACGTTGAGTCTGATAATTCTGCAACTACTAGTCCCTAGTCATAGGGGAATAGCAGGAAACTGCAATGTCCATGAGCTCGCAAAAGAGGCCACACATGCCCAAATTACATCGGATTGTGACGGATTAGGACCCCTCTGTCCTCTTGCGTTCTAACGCTGGATATCTGGACATCACATGAGTTTAACAGACTCTGGTTCACAACTCCACTGTGGAACTGCGAGATTCTTTAGCCTAATACGAAGCGAAGAAGATCCACCGAGCCACTTGCACACAGTAAGGTTAATTTTGCCCCAATATTATTAGTTCTTGCTGGTCATTGACCACTAGGCGTACATGCAGTACGGCTGAAAATTTTGTCGGAGTGGAATGGAGGAAACTATTTCATCTCCATTATCcagctttttcaaaactgaggttgaaacatctcgatAGACTCTGAGTGCTTTGTCGATTTTTAAGAGTTTTATTTGATCAATATTTAGAAGCTAGTAGCATCAAAATGGACTGGCGTTCTCAGCCGTCCAAGGAAGAtccgtttttcttttttggctCGAATCAATTTCAATCTAATCTACTCTGCAACTACTAACATTTTCATCTCTAAGATTAATTGTGAACTATTCAATTCTCACTTCTTGGAACTACTAACATTTTGTCTACGTTGTAGGCGAAAGTTCAGTTCCGTAGTGCAGGAAAGAATAACCATAAAGAAGGGGGGTTTAAGATTTTAACCAATCCATACGGAAGTCATAATATGCTTGAATGACCAATGTTAAGAATTGATAACCAATTCACATTATTAAAATAGGACCGAATAGCATATGCTTGAATGGTTAATGGTAATTATTGACAGCTCAAACCTTTTAAAAGACTTCAGTGATGCATTTTCTGACCAGTTTTGCCGCATTTTCGGGTTCGTCACCGTCTCTGACACGGACTTATGCATACCGGATATGTTCTGAGTGGCCAACATTATCTAACCTGAAGAAGAAAATTGTACATCTATCGATGTCTAAGGTCCAAATTAGTTGAAGTCTAATAAAGAGGAGAGGCAAAAGATCGAAATAAGTGGAAGAGTCTCATTGTGGCCACACATTTTTCGTGAACCATGCAGAATGTGAAAGGTCTTGTGAATCTGAATATTTTAAAGTTCCTGAGAAGTaatcttcttttttttgtatCAAAAGCCTTCAAAATATACTCCAAATGCCTCATTTCGAAAAACTTTCTTTTACGACTGCACTTTACGTGCGCGTTGGGTATAACCTGAACTAGTTTATATCAACACCACTTCGTATTACATAGTTTCCGCTCTTATTTGATATCTTGCACTTAAACTAAAAAGTAGAAATTTGGAAAACCATTTGATTTGTTGATTTCGATATCTCGTTTAATGCAACCGCTATACCTTCCTGCATACCGACGGCGCGCCTACCTGTTTAACCACTGCCTACTGGCTTCCGACAATTACCGAACAGCCGACAAATACGCTCGAACCATTCCTGGTAAACCCATTTCATTGCACGCCTCTAAGCGCCTGACTCCGCTTGCCGCGCggaaaattcaattcaattaggATTTTGCACTTCCACTTGCATCGGCacgtgcatctgcatttgcatCGGCACCGAAACCGGCGACATTAGAATTATATTCGTCTTACCCTCCTTGTCGGTGGTGAATTGGCCATGAATTTGCAGCAATTCCGATTTCTCGGCGGCGCCCGCATCATTGCGCGTTATTACACAATATTGATTGCCATTGTAGGTGACGACCGGTACACCGGCATTGCCGCTGGTCGGCTGTTGTGCCGCATTCGTTGTGATGGTGGCGTTCGCATTGATGTTGGGTGTGGAAATGGTGTTGATGTTCGCGTTAATGTTGCCATTATTAGCGGAGGCGTTCATATTGGCGGCAACGTTGGCTGTAACGGTTTGATTATCAGCTGTGAAATTGATGCCGTTAAGTTGCGCTTGGACGTATGTGGCTGCCGTGGGGGAGTGTGCAAATAAATGGGAAATCTAGTGGAAATGAAGCGAATCATTGTTAGTGAAAGTGATGACTAAActggagttgttgttgttgtggttgtggtGGTTGTTTTTGCGGGCAAGGTTGGGGTTTGTTGGGTAATGGTTTAGTGGTTTGGTTAACATTCgagttgaaaaagtaaaaaaagaaacaaagaaaaggaagaagaagaagaaaaatacgtACACGCAAAGTTGTATTACgcaatacatacagacatacatacaaatgtacacacacgcatacatacatacatgcaaacttAGCTAAAATAGATTTACAAAGCGGAGTTGCGGTTGCGGAGTGGTAACGGCAGGTGTGGGGTACGGACAACTTGTGACTTGTTTTACTGATTGAGATCGAAATGTTTCCGCTGTTGCAGGATCACTGGGGTGAGGTGATACATATTGTGcgacacacaaacatacacacacaaagaagaagaagaaaataaattcaGTTATTTTTAGTTACTTCGGTTGGATTGCggttattgttgctattgttgttgttgttgctattgttgctattgctaATATTGCCATTGTTGCccatattgttattgttgttgctattgttgttcgACATTGCGGCCGTGGTGGAAAATAATGTGGACTGTTGCGTGTGCTTCTTAAACTTTTTGCCAGCATGCgacggctgctgctgctgttgctgttgttgttgttgttgttgcgagtTTATAATCATTTGATTTTGTATGATTATTTTCTCTCTACGTGCATTCATCTCGACTTGCATCGCATTTTGATTGGACTCAGTTTGAAAGCTGCTCTGCTTTGCTGCGttggctgttgttgctgttattgttggttttgtttCCTCTATTATTTCCTGTTCCTGTTGTCAATACTATAACAAATAAacgcatatatgtgtgtgaattTAAAAGCAACGCATAACTGTTAATTAATGTCGTCAACCAACCCACCTCTAGATGACTCTTGGCATGCAATGTCCATTCGTCCCGACTTGAGAACATGCGTCCGCATAGCTCACAAGTCCACGACAATTGTTGCTGATGATGATGCGGTATGATGATGCCCGGTATGGCTGTGGTCTGTGTATTATGCTGACCGCCAGTTGTTTGCACTATAATATTTTGTGTGGCCACTTGTACGGCctgttgttgcaattgcaatTCCAGATTTTGTTTATTGTCCTCCGGTTCGGGCTCTTTCTTTTTCACCATATTATTGAGTCGTTTACCCAATGGCGCTATATTCGTTGGCGTCACATGCTTGAATTTGTTCATATGAATCACAAGTTTATCGCGTCTGGCGAATGCTTTATTGCACACCTGCAAGAgaaatggatttattttttttattttaggttagTAAATGTTCGGTATGTTTGTAGttgtaattgttttattatatacttCACAAATATATGGTTTCTCGCCCgtatgtatgcgcatgtgaaTTGTGAGCTTATCCTTTCTGGCGAGTCCTTTGCCGCATACCGTGCATTCGAATGCTTTATTGTTGGGGTCTGCGAAGAGAGTTggaagtaaaaattttattcaggATAAGAAAGTtcgaattttgtgaatttttgttaTAGTTAGGATATTTGATCTACAATTTGATTGAATCTTGCACATAAAAAGctcattttcaaataatttccatatATTTCATATCTAGTCAGTTTAGTTTAAAAGGCCGATACTGTTGCAATCGCCAACAGGGATCTGATTTGAATAGCTTAGAATGCCGTGTGGTTGCAGAACTTAACACTCCTATTTACTTCGTTGGAGCCCTACCACAAATTTCTCAAAGCGAGCAATATAAGTTTCAGCTACCTCTCCTGCTGTCGAGATGTTTCAGCCACAGTCTTGAGTCTTGCAAAAGTTGGACAATGAAGAAGAAAGTTCTTGGAAATTTCGTTTTCAACTTTAGCAAATTGCGACCGATAAGCCTTACCGAACAATGCTTAGTAAAACTGCTAAGATTGCGGCAAGATTACTCCTCTAAGCCAGAAGGATCTTTCAGTCGGGCAAAAGATGGTCATCGACCAACTTCTGCCAGCTTATTTCTATAGGTTGAGTTCTAGAGCGCTGAAGAACATGAAGATCCAGCTGTTTCTCACTCCGATAGAAATGGAACGAAGATGACATCTCTTGCCAACTCATCACCTTCGCACTTTGCAGCGATATAAACAGACATCCGACTATTGTAGATCCGTAGTCGGAGTACTGACTGGTAGAAAATTTCCGCCTAGAAGAAGGAGAAAAATTCCATGGCATCTGAACCCTTTTATGTAACCACTCTCTCAGAGTCTTGAAGTCTTCGAACGCCACTAACTTCAGACAATCACCGACCTTGCGCAGTTTCGTCCTGGATACTATAACAGAGTAAACTCCTACTTAACCAGAATCGACCCAAACACATCAAATATATATGTCCAACGTGCTACGAATCCCCGCGTgacactaaccacctctttgcatgaccagctaaccctacacatTTAACACCTATGAACCGACCTCTTCGAACGGCACGTTTCCttggcctaccgttggatgacctcgatgcCAACTTATCTGAACATTACTATCCTAATGgactagataaccgttacaacaacaacaacagtgtttGAGTTTTTAACAGAGAGCCTATAAGTTCACCAGCAAAGATCTCTCAATCCGAATTGGACCACAACGCCAATGACCTCGATACTGGAAGCAAATTAGGCAAATTCCCCTTAAGAAAATTACTGTGGAGTAATATGTTACATAGCAATACCTCGCAAAATGTACagctttagaaaaattaagGTGCTGATATTTTTGGAATATCAGATCATCTCAGATCCTAAATAGTGTAGACTAAGATAAAGCTTCGCTTCAAAATATCCTTTTTGGAACTTAATCAAAGAAAAGTTTAA contains the following coding sequences:
- the LOC105233912 gene encoding uncharacterized protein LOC105233912; the encoded protein is MNASANNGNINANINTISTPNINANATITTNAAQQPTSGNAGVPVVTYNGNQYCVITRNDAGAAEKSELLQIHGQFTTDKEGKTNIILMSPVSVPMQMQMHVPMQVEVQNPN